Proteins encoded in a region of the Pelmatolapia mariae isolate MD_Pm_ZW linkage group LG16_19, Pm_UMD_F_2, whole genome shotgun sequence genome:
- the gja5a gene encoding gap junction protein, alpha 5a — translation MGDWSLLGNFLEEVQEHSTSVGKIWLTILFIFRILVLGTAAESSWGDEQSDFLCDTQQPGCTNVCYDRAFPIAHIRYWVLQIVFVSTPSLIYMGHAMHTVRREEKRRKREQEEREARGEEGGDLEGEKEYLQQKESGKEVVADGSGRVRLKGALLRTYILSILIRTMMEVTFIVVQYLIYGVFLDALYLCKELPCPNPVNCYMSRPTEKNVFIVFMLVVAGVSLLLSVLELYHLGWKSMKKCIHKKMMQKSKQRAVTVAVSAALESNTSPQPSVSCTPPPDFNQCLTAPASINRMTAITSHPFNTRMALQQNSANLATERHRSCDNLEDDEDFLRMRYNQVPTDLPNNCSPLPLLHSVYLKDKRRLSKTSGTSSRARQDDLAV, via the coding sequence ATGGGGGACTGGAGCCTCCTGGGGAATTTCCTAGAGGAAGTCCAGGAACACTCCACTTCGGTCGGAAAGATTTGGCTCACCATCCTCTTCATCTTTCGTATCCTGGTGCTGGGCACGGCGGCAGAGTCCTCGTGGGGGGACGAGCAGAGCGATTTCCTCTGTGACACCCAGCAACCAGGTTGCACCAATGTGTGCTATGACAGGGCTTTCCCCATCGCACACATCCGCTACTGGGTGCTGCAGATTGTCTTTGTCTCTACGCCCTCCCTCATCTACATGGGCCACGCCATGCACACGGTGCGCAGGGAGGAGAAGCGGCGAAAGagggagcaggaggagagagaggcgAGAGGTGAAGAGGGAGGAGACCTGGAGGGGGAGAAGGAGTACCTCCAGCAGAAGGAGAGCGGAAAGGAGGTGGTTGCTGACGGGAGTGGCAGAGTTCGCCTGAAAGGGGCGCTGCTGCGGACCTACATCCTGAGCATTTTAATCCGTACAATGATGGAGGTGACCTTCATTGTGGTGCAGTATCTTATCTATGGGGTGTTTCTTGATGCGTTGTACCTATGCAAGGAATTGCCCTGTCCCAATCCGGTTAACTGCTACATGTCACGGCCCACGGAGAAGAATGTCTTCATCGTCTTCATGCTGGTGGTGGCCGGCGTttctctgctgctctctgtgttGGAGCTCTACCATCTCGGCTGGAAGAGCATGAAGAAGTGCATACACAAAAAGATGATGCAAAAGAGCAAGCAGAGAGCTGTGACGGTAGCGGTGTCTGCAGCGTTGGAGTCCAACACCTCACCACAACCCTCAGTCTCCTGCACCCCACCTCCTGACTTCAACCAGTGCCTGACAGCCCCCGCCTCCATAAACCGCATGACCGCCATTACCTCTCATCCCTTCAACACCAGAATGGCACTGCAGCAGAACTCAGCCAATCTGGCAACTGAGCGACATCGTAGCTGCGACAACCTGGAGGATGATGAAGACTTCCTCAGGATGAGATACAACCAGGTACCAACAGACCTGCCCAATAACTGCTCGCCATTGCCTCTGCTACACTCAGTGTACTTGAAGGACAAACGGCGCCTGAGCAAGACCAGCGGGACCAGCAGCAGGGCTCGCCAAGATGACCTGGCAGTATAA